CCCGTCGCGCGCGCGAGCGTCTTCAGCCGCTTGATCGAGTGCATGGCGCGCGTGGGGTCCCACACCACGCCGGGCGGCGTCTCCTTGTCGATGGATTCCTGCCAGTAGCAGGAGTCGCCCGCGAGAATCACGGGCCCCGACTGGGGCAGCTCGACCAGGAGCGACTGATGCCCGGGCGTGTGGCCGTCGCTCCGGACCGCCGTCACGCCGGGCACGAGCTCGGAGTCGCCGTCCAGCAGGCGCCAGCGATAGTCTGGCAGATCGAAGTTCTTCCGGTAGTAGAAGCTCGCGAAGAACGCCGCGGGATAGTGCGCGTAGGCGTACTCGTCCTTTTGCACCACCAGCTCGGAGTCCTGGAAGAGATAGGCCCCACCCGCGTGGTCGTAGTGGAGATGCGAGAGCACGACCAGATCGACGTCGCCCGGCTCGAGGCCGAGGCCGTCGAGGCGATGGACGAGCAGGTCCTCGTCGCCGAAGCGGGCGAGGGGGTCGTTCCGGAGCAGGCCGGGCACCGCGCGCGGCGACACGCCGGTGTCGAACAGCACCACGGCGTCGCTGGTCCGCACGATGTAGCAGGTGATCGGGATCTGGACCCGCTCGGCGGAGCGCTCGCC
This window of the Candidatus Methylomirabilota bacterium genome carries:
- a CDS encoding N-acyl homoserine lactonase family protein, producing the protein MAAVEGLYALQNGYMGFERSGLFYGERSAERVQIPITCYIVRTSDAVVLFDTGVSPRAVPGLLRNDPLARFGDEDLLVHRLDGLGLEPGDVDLVVLSHLHYDHAGGAYLFQDSELVVQKDEYAYAHYPAAFFASFYYRKNFDLPDYRWRLLDGDSELVPGVTAVRSDGHTPGHQSLLVELPQSGPVILAGDSCYWQESIDKETPPGVVWDPTRAMHSIKRLKTLARATGGRIFPSHDPEFWKSALKAPDCYR